The region tttttatttgagtTGTTCCAAGCACATAATGAAACTGATTATGAAAAGCACTGTTCATTCCCTGACTTTCTAATAGCATTTGGCACCTTAACATGTAAGGTGATAATTCATCATCAGAAATGTTAATTATTCATCTCCTCACTGGAGTAGTCGTGGCTTAGCTTGTAGCATATAAATTGAGGCACCACACTTAGTCATAAAGAGCTTATACTGTGCATCTATAGGTTCTCTTCTAGCCCAGCCTCTTGAATTCCACACTAACAATGATTCTAAGCCTAGTGGTGATTTGGGGAGTCGTAGTTTGGCTTTTTTGCTGCTTGTGGCTGATTCTGGGGATCCGCAGAAGGTAAATACACTACTGGCTTTTTTGTGCATCTGGGTTTTGCACCATTGTACTATtacaaattattataattagacaCTATAGTGTTTAATTCTTAATgctcatgtttttaaatatgtggAATAATATGTATTTTACTTCTTGTTTATTGACTTTCTAACTGCAGCTAAAGACCACAAATACATATTAGATATTTATTACACACTGTggtataatatgtttttttttcactctctCCTTGAGCACAAAACCACAGCCTGTGTTGGTGTTTTTGAAATATCATAGTAGGCATAAGCACAATTCTGCATTTCTCTGTTTTGGACAGTAAGCGGGTTTTGGTATTCTGTGACACATTTTATCATACTACAATTGTGGAAATTAGCAAAAAAGACAATGTTTAGACTTAACAAGCCCATCCCTTAGTTGTGATAAACatgctgttttcaaaacctttagGAATTCTCCCATtgtttctgtttcctttaaGGAACAGCCCAGCAGGGAAAACATGGGCAGAGGGTGACAGGGTGCTTCAATTAAATCTGTTTAATTTTTCAGGCGTCCAGGAGAGCCCCCGGTAGAGAGTGGTCTCATTCCCTACCTTGGCTGTGCCCTCCAGTTTGGTGCCAACCCACTCGAGTTCCTTCGGAGCCGACAGAAGAAGTATGGGCACATCTTCACATGCAAAATCGCAGGCCAATATGTTCATTTCCTCACAGACCCTTTCTCATACCACGCTGTGATCCGCCAGGGTAGGCATCTGGACTGGAAGAAATTTCACTTTGCTGCCTCTGCCAAGGTAACAGATTGATACTTTTAATTTACCTTAACAGAGATTGTTTTTAATCATCAGGTTATTGTCGTAAACAAGCACTGCATAACATAAAAAAGGTTAATAGGCTTTTTAAGATAAGGGGATACCATTTATTACAAGAACAGACAAACTGACGATGTTAGAATGCATCTAATCATTCACAAaaaggacttttaaataaactagGTAACTGAGTATTTCAGAATAGTTTCAGAATAACTTGCATCTTTTAACATGTAACAAATAGAAAATGTCAATAataaattctgtttaattttgtaaaagcCAGATACAGTAGGTAGAAAAATCTCATATCTCCCATTTATTTTATGAAGTCAATCTCTCTGAGTCAAGTCTCAGTGCaacttaataaaatgaaaatataaagaatCAGGATTTTGATcacattaacatttattttttccaggcTTTTGGGCATGAAAGCATGGATCCAAACGATGGctttaccacagaaaacttGCACCAGACGTTTATCAAGACACTGCAGGGGGATGCTTTGCAATCTCTGGTTGAGAACATGATGGAAAACCTCCAGTGTGTCATGCTGCAGTCAAGCACACTGAAAATGAACTCAAACGACTGGGTCACAGACGGGATCTTTGCCTTCTGCTACAAGGTGATGTTTGAGGCTGGCTATTTGACCCTGTTTGGCAAAGAGCTCAATCCTCAAGAAGACAAGAACCTTGCCCGACAGGAGGCTCAGAAGGCACTGGTACTGAACGCCCTTGAAAATTTCAAAGAGTTTGACAAGATCTTCCCAGCTCTTGTTGCCGGTCTGCCCATCCATGTTTTCAAGAGCGCTCACAGTGCAAGAGAGAACCTGGCAAAGACCCTCCTTCATGAAAACCTCACCAAAAGGACGAATATGTCTGATTTAATTTCTCTCAGAATGATTCTGAATGACACCTTGTCCACCTTCAATGATATGAGTAAAGCCCGAACCCATGTAGCCCTGCTGTGGGCATCACAAGCCAACACATTGCCAGCCACATTCTGGACTCTGTTCTATCTCATCAGGTACGTAGGTTTTCAAGCTGGTGAATAGTCTGTTATTATGCtagcaaaaataataatgtaaaaacatgCAAATAATGAACtcctaatacagtatattcagaaaATCTAATTTACATCAGAAAGTGTCCATGAAACAAAGATGGCAATATCTTAATGCTGTCTTGTTATATGAAGAGCTAACTAGACTTTCAAGATGCCTTACTTGCATAGACTCAATGCTACCTACAGTTTAATCTTCCTCTCCTTCACAGGTGTCCTAAAGCAATGAAATCTGCAAGTGACGAAGTGAAGAGAATACTGGAGGATTCTGGCCAGAGAGCAAGCGTGGATGGCACCCATATATGTTTAAACAGGACACAACTAGATAACATGCCCGTATTGGGTACGTCCAgcttaattaaaatgataactttatcttaaaacacattaaatactTAGGCATATATATAAGGTGGCATTCAAGATAAACTGTAGTTTGCAATACAATGTGAGACTGCAAAATAATTCAATTACAAAATGTGGGATACAATGCAATAGATTAACCTgttctcttctgtttttcataatatttttttacagactGCATCATCAAAGAATCGATGAGGCTATCCAGTGCATCCCTTAATGTCAGAATTGCCAAAAACAACTTTCAGCTGCACTTGGATAACAATGAATCCTACAGCATCCGGAAAGATGATGCGATAGCCCTTTATCCACAGCTACTGCACCTTGATCCAGAAATTTATGAAGATCCACTGGTTTGTTCAAAATACTTGCTCTAAATATTTGTATAGataggacatactgtaagacaCTGCTAATCTGAAATATGTTTTGCCAATAGGTTGGTAGCACTCAATTGCTGTAGAAGCAGTATTAGTAATATTTGAATGCTTCTCTTGAATGAGGCTAAAAAATTGTCATCACACCTTCATAAACttcatgccagcagccatatcaccctgcaactcacaactgacaacccactgaagtttaCCAGGTTTGAGCCtgtccagtacctggatgagagatcttctgggaaaattaagattgctgctggaagaggtgttagcggggccagtagggggcgctcaccctgcggtctgtgtgggtcctaatgccccagtacagtgacagggacactatactgtaaaaaggtgccgtccttcacaTGAGACATAAAGCCAAGATCATGACggtctgtggttattaaaaatcccagggcattgttcaaaaagagtaagggtgttactCCAGCATCCTCGCCAAAtttcctattattattattattattattattattattattattatcatttgccacatgtacagtaattgctaGGTTGACACAATAAagagcagatgaaaactgtatgCCTCAGTCTTTGGTTTCTCGCAGGAAGTTTTAGCTGAAGGCTGAACTCCAGATGGAGAGTTCAGGTGAAAGGCATGGACGTCACCACTGAGGACTAGAGAGCTGACAATGATTCAGTAACAGGGGTCCTTATATGTTTAATGACagttatggctgtgttttttttagcttcATGTTTCAGTGTGtataaaatattcagaaatatttacCTTTTTCATAGCTGTATGGCgcattaaaagaagaaaacaaaactatcATAGCCTAAATACTGTTTATGGATTATATAATCCCTTggtaatattgtttttatttatacacaGACATTTAAATATGACAGATACCTGGATGAAAATGGACAAGAGAAAACATCCTTTTGCAGAAATGGTCGCAAACTAAGACATTATTACATGCCTTTTGGATCTGGAGTGACAAAATGTCCTGGAAGGTTTTTTGCTGTTCATGAAATCAAGCAGTTCCTGTCTACGTTGCTTTCCTACTTTGACATGGAGCTTTTAGATCCAAATGAGAAAATCCCTCCATTGGATCAGTCTCGTGCCGGACTGGGTATTTTACAGCCTACATACGATGTCGATTTTAGGTACAGACTGAAGGGTTTATAAAAAAGTGcttgtttatttctgaaatgcaactgtaaatactgtatattatgctCATAACTGACGTTATACATTGCTTTACCATTATGAAAATTGCTTGGCCTTGCTGCTACTGACAGTATAAACGGTTTCTATGTTATTAATTTGGCTCATTTACAAATGGAGCTTCAGTGGTTGGGTTTATTCACTAGTAGACTATATAGCTCTCTGTAGAGTTCACACGAGAAGTTATTTTGAGAGATAGAGTAAAGAGTGCAAGTTATGACAACATGAGACAGATAAGGACCAGCGATACTGAACCCTCACTACAAGGAACAGAGGCCAATTTTcaagttgtacagtatgtgttatagGAATGATAGTTTAATATGAAGAGTCTTTGATTTATCTTTATCTGCTTTGGTCTTTATTTGGAAAGATTTGATCAAAATAAACAGTTATTGAAAAGGTGTATTTTGAAATCTTTGTAACGCCCCCGGGGTTCGCCGACGGAAAGAAACAGGCAGGAGACTCTGGCACGGGTTGGCAGAACATTTATTAAAGACGCTGAGGGGGgaatacacacacagggactggGGGGATACAGCACTGCACCTCACCTTCACGGACACAAGAGGGAAGCGTCTCCAGCCCTCGTCCTACTATATACGGGCGGGTAGTCCCGCCCCTCAGCCACCGTTCCCAGCCTGCCTTGCGTGTGCATGCCTACAGCGCCCCATGTAGGTCCTACGCATATATTATTTAAACCACATTTAGAATGAGCCATGTAATATTATTCTATGTTGTCTACAACTAAAATTGTTCTTTTAATTGTAATGCTACCTTACTGCCACGACTGCAGAAAATCTACGTCGTTTTTGGAACTTGAACAGAGTATTTGACACAATTTATACAGTTGAGTTTTAACTTGATGAAAAAGAATTTGCCATTTTTTCAATACCCATTTTTTGACATGAATAAACCATTCTTTTCATGATGTAAAACATGCCATACATCCAATTTTATGGTAATACATAAAACGTGAATGTTAAAACATGTAacttttcatatattgctataaAATTGAGTGTCTGGCATTGTGTCACATTACCACTGGAGTTTTGTACATTATGTAAACATTGGAAAACAATTATTCAGTTTATGTTAAGAGTTGAACAAATGTGTGAGAATGTGATTTTGATACAAGAATTAGAAttttagatacagtaaataccgCAGTCTGAAACATCTGGAGGGGATAGCTACCTAACAAGCTAACAAGCTACctgttttgaccacgcacgGCACCTAATTAACCACTCTCTGATCCAAGATTTCCACCAAGTCTCCCTGAAGGGTGTCAGAAGCTACCTTGAGGAGGGGAGTACTGTTACGACCACGCACCTCACCTAATTAATCTAATCATCTAATTAATCCCTCATACCTGTCCCCTTCGGTATTTAAACCTTCACTTCCCACTTCCCAATGCTCGGTATTGGAGTCACTCACCTTGGTGAGCACTTTGCTACAGCAAACTCTTTCCACGCACTTTATCCTGATAAACTCTCCTGGCCTTTTGACTTTTGGCTTTGGCTCTTGGATAATTGCTTTTCGGACCTGCCTTTCGGATCTGTTTGTTCCTCGAAACTGGACTAAGCACTGCATAGGGTTCTGCTTTCTTGACGGCATCGGCCTCTAACACTACCAGAGCTGAAGTGATATAAAATAGTCATGAGATCTTACAGCTCATTACAAGGCCATGTGATTTTTAGTGAAATGCACAAGCTGCAGAATGCATTTCAACCCAACTCAATTAAACACAGTTTAAATCCAGTTAAACTGAGAAAAgcattttgattggtttaaatctaaatattaACCAGGCTAGCTCATTTGGAGTGAGAAATGTGACTTGTTGGAATGAGTTAGCAAGTTGTTGAgttgttttttccttgtttgaTACATGGAATTTTGTGACACCAAATACAGTATCTCTCTTTGTGACTACTTATTTTGCTGTTCAGATGTACAGTTTTAATTACTGACAGAATACTGCCCCACTTTATTTCACACTTAATAGTAGTTATTGAACTATAACTGTTTCACTTAACTTAATTAGTTTTTGTGATTTGGACTtgtttgttttatcatttgGCTGTCTTGTGATGTATATCAATAAGCGGCTGACCAAGCTAGGGTCAAAGGGTTTTCCTTTCACCATTGTTTCAGGTTCTTTAAACAGGTTCTGCACTGTATAAAATTCAAGGTGAACTGTTTTTTGCAtccaccatactgtatatatctgttTCCCCAAGATCCCATCTATCTAAATAGATGAATACTTGGCCatggtttctttttttgcttgtgAAGTTAGTAAAGATGGAAAGCAATACACAATTCTTTGGATCGCAAATGTGTGCCCATGCCTTCAGATTATTAGATTTCTTTTCAGGTTTTCAGTGAGGTTACTGaattaaaaagtgaaattcatttttttttaaattgcttcgTCTCcctaaaaatgaaatttattattaaagttaaaaaatgaaagttaaTCTATAGATCAGAAATGTGTTGgatatttaataatttgtttaacTCTGCTGAGTAATTAATAATATTGCTTGTTGTAAATAAAGTTGTATtgcttaataatattaaaaatattagcgTGGAAAACATTAGCGTGGAATTCCCcctccaccacacacacacaaagaattgATTTTTAGTTTTGATTGGACTTTGAATGAAAGTGATGTTGTTATTGATTGTATGTACCAGTTTTATAGATAGGTAATAGTCAGCAAACAAGAACCAAGAGATAAATGCTGCTGTCTAGCAGAAAAGGTGAAGGCAGGGCAACAGAGGGTTTACTACAGTATAGGTAGAATTACAAGTCATTCAAGATTTTCTTTCTGCATCCTTTAAATATGatcattatatattataatgctGACAGTACTGACACAGTGTGCATTCTTTCTTTCCCTCACATTGTATAAAGATACATATCcaacttatacagtatgtacacagcatcatacatacagaaaagagaagagagaaaacacgactgtgaaggctgtgaagccttcttctctttccagcacggaataaacctattacttgttcctttgaagacTAAGCACCCTGATGCAGcgacccacctgaactacttccatCATACATACAGTGTATGAATCAACTTTTTTAATCCATTGGAGGTTTTTCTCCACAGATCTAATGAGATTTCCCCAGCTCTTGGTCCAGAACAGAATTAGCTCTGAATTTACTGAATGTTATAGTAAAAGacacaataattaaaatgaaagcttTTCCTGTCAAATATAATTTTGGGATTTCAATCAAGGTGTATtttgcaagagaaaaaaagtggaGCAAATGATTTGAAGGTAGTCACAATAatatctttcacatttttgtctttaaatctTAATCCTACGTAGTTGTTTTAACGAATATCCTTGCTCCATCCCTGGAGTGTCGCTATCCCTGGAGTGTAGATACTGTACTTTGCTACTTCATATTGAATCAgaacaaaatgaacatttttgacTATTAAATAAAAGCCAGTGTTACGATTATAAGTAAACAGTACAGCACACCATAGCAGATTACATGGCAGACACTTCAGACATTATCCTCACTGACGCAAGTGtgttgcaatatactgtagcaaatgaAGATCAAAAACTACTGGGGCTACACTATTCCAAACATTGTATTGGTATAATGGTTCACCAGACACCAAACCTTGACAAAGATTATTTGCAGGATGAGGACTTTGAATTATTGAACCAGAGTCATTTGCAGAACTACGTTCTGATGTGGATTTCATGCATTGTGGCAGTTTTTCTTATTTGAAGAATTTCAGAATTGAAAAACGCTTAAATATCAAATAGACATGACAATACGTCTAACACAGTACATAATAAAAGTTAAGAGCAGATTTATACTGTAACATAGATGATAATCATGCAGACCATTAGTAATAGAAGCAATTTTGATTTTTAaggactttattttcttttcatgaatAAATGCAGATAATCACAAaatagaaagctttacattaatatatatatacttaaaacagtatatatgaacaCACTTCATTAAGTTTAGACaaggtaacagttacatagcaacaatttatcTTGTTCTGGTGCATTTTTTCCAAGTCATTTTTCATCACTTCTAAAACAGGACAAATCCCATTGTTTACCTTCACATGATAATCTATATCACAGGTCTTAAGGTACAGTCCTATGCCCCCTATTTTCCACAGAGTTTCTGCTTCCtccttcccttctctccacagatctctgaggtaatagttctctctaATAATagacagggccaggctacccaCTCCCCTGATTGtaacctcgatgcctttgaacacccccatgttcctcactctccacagggcgtcttccccactgttcaccacagcccaaatcctgtcaaacacgtcagagggacgtttgacaggagagatgtcGTTTATAATGAAAGCAGAAGTCAGGGAAATGTGAACCTGAGATATACAGAGTAATATGGGGAAACACTAGTACTACGTGTACATAAACGCTGTTCATTCCCCCCAAGTCGCAAGAGTTAACAATGCCCTTGCTAGTTCCCAACTATTCCAGACAGCTTCCCATCTATCCCATCATGCACTCGCTCAGTTCCCCATCACCGCCTGAAGAGGGTGCTACAATACACTGTCCAAATCTTTTTTTGTATCAGTTAAGAATTAGGTTAATTCTAGTTAAGAATTAGGTGGTATATTTGCATAGTCTTAATGCCTTgtgattcattttttatttcatgatgCATGAAGTTTCTGTGGGTGTTGTATTCTTCACCATTGCTCTCTGTTAGCTATGTTTCTGTGATTGCAATCACTTTCTAATTGCCTGCTGATGCAGAAGTGTGCACTTCTTGCACTTGTGTTCCTAATACTCTTTGGCATTTAGTTATAAGCACTTAATTACCTGTTTCtctgatattttgttttctttgttgctACTCTTGAACATTTTCTAAGGATTCTGCCTCTTCCactcttgtaaaaacatttttggattTCTCTATAGGTACTTGTCAAATATCTAGAACATGGTTGATAGATACAGTATTCATTTTTCTCTGCATGATACACGAAAAGGTATATTCTTGTGAGTCATACGGTTCTTCTGTTAGGTCCCTATCATCACCACTTATACGGTAGGTGCATCAAGTTCAGgaataaaacaattatttgcAATTAGAGAATAGTTAGCTGAATTTTAGATTTAATTATAGGTCtatgtaaataaaattatattggtATGCTGTAGAATATTTAAACAGGtataaaaaacatactgtaaagtaGACGTTTCTACTAGGCAACCAAGCCTAGATGTcttgaaaatattgaaaatattgtcTGGTTCTTACTTTTTTCTGTGAAACTGCTTTAAAAGGTTCAGTATCCAAAAATATAAGGGTATCAGTATAAGAAAATcactcaaataaacatgaaaCGAATCTTGTGTAGCTCATTGCTGCCACCCTGTGTTAATGCTGCAGTTCCAAACTGATTATAAGTCTACATATGTACTTTTACTCATGCAAATTTCAAGTCTGTTTTTGAGGAACATAGTCAGAGGATATCATAAGCTTGCTTCTATTAGAGAATTAGTATTTCTAATTAGTTTTCTTCTGAAGCAGAAGATTATTTAAATCAGTACTTTTAAATAAGCATCATTTCAATGCATGATCCTGTGGGAAAATTCATGTTGAAAACATCTAAATATCATTCATATTTCCAGTGGGAGACATGTAACATGAAGTGCAtaaaatgcatatacagtagtaggttTCTCGGATTTCTTTCATTAGATTTCTTCATAGTATCATATACAGCAAGTGCTGTTTAATGTCATTAAAAGTATCCTTAATCTTTAATACCTTAATACAATTGGACGTGTAAAAGCTACATTTTCGACAATTTTCAAAATCTTAGAACTTTATGTAATTCTTTTGAAACTGTGCATGAGTGTTATAAAGCTAGCATCCCCTATAGTGGCAACACAGTGGACTTGCATAATGTAAGTCCAGAGCAGAACCGTAATACATTGGCCACAAGAATGAAATCCACCAACGTACCACTTGTGGTGTTGTAAAACCTACTATACATCTTACAAAAGCCTTTCTTTTGAATGTTTGAATATTTGAAGCTTTCTGTAAATCATGTAATTTCTGATTTTTATCAAATTGAGAATATGCAATGAAATTAAGGCATTTTATGATAgttaaaacaaggaaaacaaagcATAATATCACTTTATAAAATGCTGTACATACTTTTTTTGCACCACATTGAGTTTAATAAATGTCACAGAGAAACTGAACTAGAGGAACCATAAACATGAAaggaagaaacaaaatattgcAAGATGGATTACAAAGTAACCACAATTCATGAAACTTTTGTATGGCCAAATACAAGGGTGTTAAAAAAATTAACGGCACTTAATTACACGAAAAATCAGGTGTCACTGGAATGGAATCATTTTTCTACATAGTGACCTTGTTTTGCAACATGTATTCTACTAATACATATTCTTCCTTATGCCTTCCCAGTAATACTATTTCTGTTTACTGCGTAAGGAAAAAATATACCACTTGTTGGGTCTTGTGGACACTGCTACAATAAATCTTTAAACTTGTCAAGAgttcagaaaactgaaaataaaattagcaATATCTGCAGTATAATCTGTACAAACTGTATCTAAGGTCCCATGTTGTTATTTTGCAACAGAACAACTTTTACCACTAATCCActacattttattcaaatacagtAGCTTCTGAAGGTGGTTCTTTTcactttacagtacatacagtagaactCCAGACTCCATTTACTTAGCAAACATTAAGCAGTGCCTAAACTCACAGGGTAAGGTATTAGTGACTTTTATTGTGAAAGGTGGGATGAGATATTGACAGAGAGGGGAGCCATTGCATCATTTTTTGAATTACTTGGATGTTTAACTTGGATAATTCATGTTTCCTGAATACATTTAGTatcagtaataaaataagactTTCACTACATATAACCCCGGTAAATGTGATCTTATTTTGCCTATTGAAACACAAGGCTCTTGATTCACATCAATAAGCCACAGAAAGTACTACTAAGCAGGTACGTAGATGTCatcctactgtacatcagattTGTCATTCTAGGTTGGGTAACACTTTGAATTTGTGGTTATGGGGCAAAAGATGATCTGGGGAGACAATGAGATTGAAGGGCAGCTCTCCTTTCTCATCAGTGGGGTACCAGGATGGAGGTTTGGGTATTCATGCAAATTCCCAACTCAGTGGAACTTAAAAGGAAACGTGAAGCtggaaatcaaattaaaaatcccCAATACACACATGCATCCTCCTAACCAACTGAGCAGACCATAAACAACTATTGAACATTCAGACAGCAGAGATGACAAAACATGCACTAGGTGAAGAATTCAAATGGGTCGAACacattacatggggttgaactaGACATTGTAAGCCTTCACTTTAATAATTATTGTACTGTCTGCATTTGGATTGTGTGTTGTTTATGTTCCGTCCTGTTGTATAAAGAATATAGGTAGAATGATTAACT is a window of Lepisosteus oculatus isolate fLepOcu1 chromosome 6, fLepOcu1.hap2, whole genome shotgun sequence DNA encoding:
- the LOC102694877 gene encoding cytochrome P450 7A1-like; this encodes MILSLVVIWGVVVWLFCCLWLILGIRRRRPGEPPVESGLIPYLGCALQFGANPLEFLRSRQKKYGHIFTCKIAGQYVHFLTDPFSYHAVIRQGRHLDWKKFHFAASAKAFGHESMDPNDGFTTENLHQTFIKTLQGDALQSLVENMMENLQCVMLQSSTLKMNSNDWVTDGIFAFCYKVMFEAGYLTLFGKELNPQEDKNLARQEAQKALVLNALENFKEFDKIFPALVAGLPIHVFKSAHSARENLAKTLLHENLTKRTNMSDLISLRMILNDTLSTFNDMSKARTHVALLWASQANTLPATFWTLFYLIRCPKAMKSASDEVKRILEDSGQRASVDGTHICLNRTQLDNMPVLDCIIKESMRLSSASLNVRIAKNNFQLHLDNNESYSIRKDDAIALYPQLLHLDPEIYEDPLTFKYDRYLDENGQEKTSFCRNGRKLRHYYMPFGSGVTKCPGRFFAVHEIKQFLSTLLSYFDMELLDPNEKIPPLDQSRAGLGILQPTYDVDFRYRLKGL